The following are encoded together in the Euwallacea fornicatus isolate EFF26 chromosome 29, ASM4011564v1, whole genome shotgun sequence genome:
- the LOC136347602 gene encoding coagulation factor IX-like isoform X3: MLIFTLSVCSLMNAVFGHLLESPCPSVLRYEEGNSQEPDRIYGTLTLSTNENLEGVWVKVFFDRKVYAFGNSFSDAISRDNTEFHIRNPTYQFSAGAPILIRFFVQYDVTDAAPNIVKINLNGKVVCPNNKPMDTSSWHITDDRPYHSPGHRGRPKWPSHENGFRPDISFNPNRELWRGDNNFNNRFNNGGNFDNRRPQSTQTFSNNERPLLNEGFDRRGAVTTPRHTIHCGTAAQRATPLITNAQETSPGQWPWHAALYINNEAELKYSCGSTLISEQHVVTAAHCVTKPRTNRIVSKDKLVLYFGKYNLIRFGSEVQDRQIDSITVHPDYNATILFNDLAVLKVDSPVEINNFVRPCCLWQDQDTNLENLVGKKGTVVGWGYNEHGQLSQNLMKAEMPIVSTSNCLFSNRDFFSIFLSDKNFCAGFKNGTSVCNGDSGGGMVVPVWGTRGENSVWQLRGVVSIGVAKQNQAICDTKQYSIFTDVAKYVPWIKQIIEISD, from the exons atgttaatcttCACCCTATCAGTGTGTTCATTGATGAATGCAGTATTTGGTCACTTGTTGGAATCTCCTTGCCCCTCAGTTCTTCGATACGAAGAAGGAAATTCCCAAGAACCAGACAGAATTTATGGTACTCTAACACTGAGCACCAACGAAAACTTAGAAGGTGTGTGGGTGAAGGTGTTTTTCGATAGAAAAGTTTATGCATTTGGG aATTCATTTTCTGACGCCATATCCAGAGACAATACGGAATTCCATATCAGAAATCCCACGTATCAATTCTCTGCAGGCGCTCCCATTTTGATACGGTTTTTCGTGCAATACGATGTCACAGATGCGGCTCCCAATATAGTCAAAATCAATCTAAATG GTAAAGTTGTATGTCCCAACAACAAACCAATGGATACAAGTTCGTGGCACATCACCGATGACCGACCTTACCACTCTCCGGGACATCGCGGCCGGCCCAAATGGCCTTCTCATGAGAATGGTTTTAGACCAGACATTTCGTTCAACCCTAATAGGGAGCTATGGAGGGGTGATAATAATTT CAACAACAGATTTAATAATGGGGGAAATTTTGACAATAGGAGGCCCCAATCAACGCAGACATTCAGCAATAATGAACGACCCCTACTAAACGAAGGATTTGACAGAAGAGG GGCGGTGACAACGCCCCGGCACACCATTCACTGTGGAACTGCTGCCCAGAGAGCAACCCCATTGATTACTAACGCACAGGAGACAAGCCCAG gaCAGTGGCCTTGGCATgccgccctgtatataaacaACGAAGCTGAACTCAAATATAGCTGTGGAAGCACCTTAATATCAGAACAACACGTCGTTACTGCAGCGCATTGCGTCACCAAACCTAGAACTAACAGAATCGTTTCGAAAGACAAATTGGTCCTTTATTTCG gcAAATACAACTTAATACGATTCGGAAGCGAAGTGCAAGATCGACAAATCGACTCTATAACTGTTCATCCAGATTACAATGCtacgattttatttaatgacTTAGCAGTATTGAAAGTCGACTCCCCGgtggaaattaataattttgtcagGCCCTGCTGTTTATGGCAAGACCAAGACACTAATCTCGAAAATCTTGTCGgaaaaaaag GTACTGTAGTGGGTTGGGGCTATAATGAACACGGTCAATTATCACAGAATCTCATGAAAGCCGAAATGCCTATAGTCTCCACTTCTAACTGTCTCTTTTCCAATAGAGACTTCTTTTCTATTTTCCTGTCAGACAAGAACTTTTGTGCTGGCTTCAAAAATG GTACATCTGTATGTAATGGAGATTCAGGAGGAGGTATGGTAGTACCAGTATGGGGTACCAGAGGGGAAAACTCCGTCTGGCAATTGCGTGGCGTGGTTTCGATCGGAGTTGCCAAGCAAAATCAAGCTATCTGTGATACAAAACAATACTCAATATTTACTGATGTGGCGAAATATGTGCCATGGATCAAGCAAATTATAGAAATAAgtgattaa
- the LOC136347602 gene encoding limulus clotting factor C-like isoform X2, translating to MLIFTLSVCSLMNAVFGHLLESPCPSVLRYEEGNSQEPDRIYGTLTLSTNENLEGVWVKVFFDRKVYAFGNSFSDAISRDNTEFHIRNPTYQFSAGAPILIRFFVQYDVTDAAPNIVKINLNGKVVCPNNKPMDTSSWHITDDRPYHSPGHRGRPKWPSHENGFRPDISFNPNRELWRGDNNLRPQSTQTFSNNERPLLNEGFDRRGSIKDIVTLSASPEDDDEFFQGDFTNVQNKGTTSRAVTTPRHTIHCGTAAQRATPLITNAQETSPGQWPWHAALYINNEAELKYSCGSTLISEQHVVTAAHCVTKPRTNRIVSKDKLVLYFGKYNLIRFGSEVQDRQIDSITVHPDYNATILFNDLAVLKVDSPVEINNFVRPCCLWQDQDTNLENLVGKKGTVVGWGYNEHGQLSQNLMKAEMPIVSTSNCLFSNRDFFSIFLSDKNFCAGFKNGTSVCNGDSGGGMVVPVWGTRGENSVWQLRGVVSIGVAKQNQAICDTKQYSIFTDVAKYVPWIKQIIEISD from the exons atgttaatcttCACCCTATCAGTGTGTTCATTGATGAATGCAGTATTTGGTCACTTGTTGGAATCTCCTTGCCCCTCAGTTCTTCGATACGAAGAAGGAAATTCCCAAGAACCAGACAGAATTTATGGTACTCTAACACTGAGCACCAACGAAAACTTAGAAGGTGTGTGGGTGAAGGTGTTTTTCGATAGAAAAGTTTATGCATTTGGG aATTCATTTTCTGACGCCATATCCAGAGACAATACGGAATTCCATATCAGAAATCCCACGTATCAATTCTCTGCAGGCGCTCCCATTTTGATACGGTTTTTCGTGCAATACGATGTCACAGATGCGGCTCCCAATATAGTCAAAATCAATCTAAATG GTAAAGTTGTATGTCCCAACAACAAACCAATGGATACAAGTTCGTGGCACATCACCGATGACCGACCTTACCACTCTCCGGGACATCGCGGCCGGCCCAAATGGCCTTCTCATGAGAATGGTTTTAGACCAGACATTTCGTTCAACCCTAATAGGGAGCTATGGAGGGGTGATAATAATTT GAGGCCCCAATCAACGCAGACATTCAGCAATAATGAACGACCCCTACTAAACGAAGGATTTGACAGAAGAGG AAGCATAAAAGATATTGTAACTCTGTCCGCATCACCTGAGGATGATGACGAATTCTTCCAAGGTGATTTTACGAATGTTCAAAATAAAGGAACTACTTCTAGGGCGGTGACAACGCCCCGGCACACCATTCACTGTGGAACTGCTGCCCAGAGAGCAACCCCATTGATTACTAACGCACAGGAGACAAGCCCAG gaCAGTGGCCTTGGCATgccgccctgtatataaacaACGAAGCTGAACTCAAATATAGCTGTGGAAGCACCTTAATATCAGAACAACACGTCGTTACTGCAGCGCATTGCGTCACCAAACCTAGAACTAACAGAATCGTTTCGAAAGACAAATTGGTCCTTTATTTCG gcAAATACAACTTAATACGATTCGGAAGCGAAGTGCAAGATCGACAAATCGACTCTATAACTGTTCATCCAGATTACAATGCtacgattttatttaatgacTTAGCAGTATTGAAAGTCGACTCCCCGgtggaaattaataattttgtcagGCCCTGCTGTTTATGGCAAGACCAAGACACTAATCTCGAAAATCTTGTCGgaaaaaaag GTACTGTAGTGGGTTGGGGCTATAATGAACACGGTCAATTATCACAGAATCTCATGAAAGCCGAAATGCCTATAGTCTCCACTTCTAACTGTCTCTTTTCCAATAGAGACTTCTTTTCTATTTTCCTGTCAGACAAGAACTTTTGTGCTGGCTTCAAAAATG GTACATCTGTATGTAATGGAGATTCAGGAGGAGGTATGGTAGTACCAGTATGGGGTACCAGAGGGGAAAACTCCGTCTGGCAATTGCGTGGCGTGGTTTCGATCGGAGTTGCCAAGCAAAATCAAGCTATCTGTGATACAAAACAATACTCAATATTTACTGATGTGGCGAAATATGTGCCATGGATCAAGCAAATTATAGAAATAAgtgattaa
- the LOC136347602 gene encoding uncharacterized protein isoform X1 yields MLIFTLSVCSLMNAVFGHLLESPCPSVLRYEEGNSQEPDRIYGTLTLSTNENLEGVWVKVFFDRKVYAFGNSFSDAISRDNTEFHIRNPTYQFSAGAPILIRFFVQYDVTDAAPNIVKINLNGKVVCPNNKPMDTSSWHITDDRPYHSPGHRGRPKWPSHENGFRPDISFNPNRELWRGDNNFNNRFNNGGNFDNRRPQSTQTFSNNERPLLNEGFDRRGSIKDIVTLSASPEDDDEFFQGDFTNVQNKGTTSRAVTTPRHTIHCGTAAQRATPLITNAQETSPGQWPWHAALYINNEAELKYSCGSTLISEQHVVTAAHCVTKPRTNRIVSKDKLVLYFGKYNLIRFGSEVQDRQIDSITVHPDYNATILFNDLAVLKVDSPVEINNFVRPCCLWQDQDTNLENLVGKKGTVVGWGYNEHGQLSQNLMKAEMPIVSTSNCLFSNRDFFSIFLSDKNFCAGFKNGTSVCNGDSGGGMVVPVWGTRGENSVWQLRGVVSIGVAKQNQAICDTKQYSIFTDVAKYVPWIKQIIEISD; encoded by the exons atgttaatcttCACCCTATCAGTGTGTTCATTGATGAATGCAGTATTTGGTCACTTGTTGGAATCTCCTTGCCCCTCAGTTCTTCGATACGAAGAAGGAAATTCCCAAGAACCAGACAGAATTTATGGTACTCTAACACTGAGCACCAACGAAAACTTAGAAGGTGTGTGGGTGAAGGTGTTTTTCGATAGAAAAGTTTATGCATTTGGG aATTCATTTTCTGACGCCATATCCAGAGACAATACGGAATTCCATATCAGAAATCCCACGTATCAATTCTCTGCAGGCGCTCCCATTTTGATACGGTTTTTCGTGCAATACGATGTCACAGATGCGGCTCCCAATATAGTCAAAATCAATCTAAATG GTAAAGTTGTATGTCCCAACAACAAACCAATGGATACAAGTTCGTGGCACATCACCGATGACCGACCTTACCACTCTCCGGGACATCGCGGCCGGCCCAAATGGCCTTCTCATGAGAATGGTTTTAGACCAGACATTTCGTTCAACCCTAATAGGGAGCTATGGAGGGGTGATAATAATTT CAACAACAGATTTAATAATGGGGGAAATTTTGACAATAGGAGGCCCCAATCAACGCAGACATTCAGCAATAATGAACGACCCCTACTAAACGAAGGATTTGACAGAAGAGG AAGCATAAAAGATATTGTAACTCTGTCCGCATCACCTGAGGATGATGACGAATTCTTCCAAGGTGATTTTACGAATGTTCAAAATAAAGGAACTACTTCTAGGGCGGTGACAACGCCCCGGCACACCATTCACTGTGGAACTGCTGCCCAGAGAGCAACCCCATTGATTACTAACGCACAGGAGACAAGCCCAG gaCAGTGGCCTTGGCATgccgccctgtatataaacaACGAAGCTGAACTCAAATATAGCTGTGGAAGCACCTTAATATCAGAACAACACGTCGTTACTGCAGCGCATTGCGTCACCAAACCTAGAACTAACAGAATCGTTTCGAAAGACAAATTGGTCCTTTATTTCG gcAAATACAACTTAATACGATTCGGAAGCGAAGTGCAAGATCGACAAATCGACTCTATAACTGTTCATCCAGATTACAATGCtacgattttatttaatgacTTAGCAGTATTGAAAGTCGACTCCCCGgtggaaattaataattttgtcagGCCCTGCTGTTTATGGCAAGACCAAGACACTAATCTCGAAAATCTTGTCGgaaaaaaag GTACTGTAGTGGGTTGGGGCTATAATGAACACGGTCAATTATCACAGAATCTCATGAAAGCCGAAATGCCTATAGTCTCCACTTCTAACTGTCTCTTTTCCAATAGAGACTTCTTTTCTATTTTCCTGTCAGACAAGAACTTTTGTGCTGGCTTCAAAAATG GTACATCTGTATGTAATGGAGATTCAGGAGGAGGTATGGTAGTACCAGTATGGGGTACCAGAGGGGAAAACTCCGTCTGGCAATTGCGTGGCGTGGTTTCGATCGGAGTTGCCAAGCAAAATCAAGCTATCTGTGATACAAAACAATACTCAATATTTACTGATGTGGCGAAATATGTGCCATGGATCAAGCAAATTATAGAAATAAgtgattaa
- the dsh gene encoding segment polarity protein dishevelled homolog DVL-3 isoform X7: protein MEETKVIYHIDDEETPYLVKIPISPDKVTLADFKNVLNRPNYKFFFKSMDDDFGVVKEEIIEDTAHLPCFNGRVVSWLVSADGSNQSDGGSQCTDSVSHAGEPRLPPQAPESVCTDTESIISSRQGRRHHKYSSRINGHLPRVYETASIVSSDIETTSFQSETTGRHTALSECSSVSRLQVAGRKRPQRRRKQRLQAMSRTSSYSSITDSTMSLNIITVTLNMDTVNFLGISIVGQSNKGGDGGIYVGSIMKGGAVALDGRIEPGDMILQVNDVNFENMSNDEAVKVLREVVQKPGYVPIPIKLVVAKCWDPNPKGYFTIPRTEPVRPIDPGAWVAHTAAVRGDPVARPPSSSTVSSASIASTIPANERECLLGSDLAEPLTINSPMSEIVQAMQRPDSGLEIRDRMWLKITIPNAFIGTDMIDWLLTHVEGFQERRDARKYASNLLKAGFIRHTVNKITFSEQCYYIFGDLCSAMSNLKLQGDTDSVGPLPNVPNYMPYSGTYNPLEYMPMPFYSENTVYGYNKEESVLSGSDVLLIQSS from the exons ATGGAAGAAACGAAAGTTATTTATCACATTGATGATGAGGAAACTCCTTATTTAGTGAAAATTCCCATATCGCCGGATAAAGTGACTTTGGCagactttaaaaatgtgctcaATAGGCCTAATTATAAGTTTTTCTTCAAGTCAATGGACGATGATTTTGG TGTTGTCAAAGAAGAAATCATAGAAGATACTGCCCATCTTCCTTGTTTCAATGGCAGAGTTGTTAGTTGG TTGGTATCAGCAGATGGTTCAAATCAATCTGATGGTGGTTCTCAGTGCACAGATAGTGTTTCCCATGCAGGGGAACCACGGTTACCTCCTCAAGCTCCAGAGTCAGTTTGCACTGATACAGAATCTATTATAAGCTCCAGGCAGGGTAGAAGACATCATAAGTACTCATCTAGAATTAATGGCCatcttccaag GGTATATGAGACTGCTTCCATAGTGAGTTCAGATATTGAAACTACAAGCTTCCAATCTGAAACAACCGGAAGGCATACTGCTCTTTCGGAATGTTCGAGTGTCAGCCGCCTTCAAGTTGCTGGTCGTAAAAGGCCTCAAAGACGACGAAAGCAACGACTACAG GCTATGTCTCGAACAAGTTCTTACTCAAGCATAACAGACTCTACAATGTCGCTCAACATAATCACCGTAACACTTAATATGGACACTGTGAACTTTCTTGGCATATCTATAGTAGGACAAAGTAATAAAGGTGGTGACGGAGGTATTTATGTAGGGTCTATAATGAAGGG gggAGCAGTAGCATTAGATGGCAGAATAGAGCCTGGGGATATGATTCTCCAGGTAAATgatgttaattttgaaaacatgtCTAATGACGAGGCTGTTAAAGTGTTGAGGGAAGTGGTTCAAAAACCAGGGTATGTCCCAAT acCCATAAAGCTCGTGGTGGCAAAGTGTTGGGATCCAAACCCCAAAGGATACTTCACCATACCCAGAACTGAGCCGGTGAGACCCATAGATCCCG GGGCTTGGGTGGCTCATACGGCAGCTGTAAGGGGTGATCCTGTGGCCAGGCCGCCAAGCAGTTCCACAGTTTCAAGCGCTTCAATTGCAAGCACAATCCCAGCCAATGAACGTGAGTGTCTCCTAGGTTCTG ATTTAGCCGAGCCGCTGACCATAAACTCGCCAATGTCGGAAATAGTACAAGCTATGCAACGCCCAGATAGCGGGTTGGAGATTAGGGATCGAATGTGGCTGAAAATTACCATCCCCAATGCCTTTATTGGAACAGACATGATCGATTGGTTGCTGACACATGTGGAAGGTTTCCAAGAGAGGAGAGACGCTCGAAAATATGCTTCGAATTTGCTGAAAGCCGGTTTTATCCGACACACTGTGAATAAGATAACTTTTTCTGAACAG tgttattacattttcggCGATCTTTGTTCGGCCATGAGTAATCTAAAACTTCAAGGGGACACAGACAGTGTCGGCCCATTGCCTAACGTCCCAAATTATATGCCGTACAGTGGCACCTACAACCCTCTGGAGTATATGCCCATGCCATTCTATAGTGAAAACACCGTCTATGGTTACAATAAAGAGGAGAGCGTTCTTAGTGGCAGCG ATGTGCTTCTTATTCAATCCTCTTAA
- the dsh gene encoding segment polarity protein dishevelled homolog DVL-3 isoform X6 codes for MEETKVIYHIDDEETPYLVKIPISPDKVTLADFKNVLNRPNYKFFFKSMDDDFGVVKEEIIEDTAHLPCFNGRVVSWLVSADGSNQSDGGSQCTDSVSHAGEPRLPPQAPESVCTDTESIISSRQGRRHHKYSSRINGHLPRVYETASIVSSDIETTSFQSETTGRHTALSECSSVSRLQVAGRKRPQRRRKQRLQAMSRTSSYSSITDSTMSLNIITVTLNMDTVNFLGISIVGQSNKGGDGGIYVGSIMKGGAVALDGRIEPGDMILQVNDVNFENMSNDEAVKVLREVVQKPGYVPIPIKLVVAKCWDPNPKGYFTIPRTEPVRPIDPGAWVAHTAAVRGDPVARPPSSSTVSSASIASTIPANERECLLGSDLAEPLTINSPMSEIVQAMQRPDSGLEIRDRMWLKITIPNAFIGTDMIDWLLTHVEGFQERRDARKYASNLLKAGFIRHTVNKITFSEQCYYIFGDLCSAMSNLKLQGDTDSVGPLPNVPNYMPYSGTYNPLEYMPMPFYSENTVYGYNKEESVLSGSGMPIVVLAAK; via the exons ATGGAAGAAACGAAAGTTATTTATCACATTGATGATGAGGAAACTCCTTATTTAGTGAAAATTCCCATATCGCCGGATAAAGTGACTTTGGCagactttaaaaatgtgctcaATAGGCCTAATTATAAGTTTTTCTTCAAGTCAATGGACGATGATTTTGG TGTTGTCAAAGAAGAAATCATAGAAGATACTGCCCATCTTCCTTGTTTCAATGGCAGAGTTGTTAGTTGG TTGGTATCAGCAGATGGTTCAAATCAATCTGATGGTGGTTCTCAGTGCACAGATAGTGTTTCCCATGCAGGGGAACCACGGTTACCTCCTCAAGCTCCAGAGTCAGTTTGCACTGATACAGAATCTATTATAAGCTCCAGGCAGGGTAGAAGACATCATAAGTACTCATCTAGAATTAATGGCCatcttccaag GGTATATGAGACTGCTTCCATAGTGAGTTCAGATATTGAAACTACAAGCTTCCAATCTGAAACAACCGGAAGGCATACTGCTCTTTCGGAATGTTCGAGTGTCAGCCGCCTTCAAGTTGCTGGTCGTAAAAGGCCTCAAAGACGACGAAAGCAACGACTACAG GCTATGTCTCGAACAAGTTCTTACTCAAGCATAACAGACTCTACAATGTCGCTCAACATAATCACCGTAACACTTAATATGGACACTGTGAACTTTCTTGGCATATCTATAGTAGGACAAAGTAATAAAGGTGGTGACGGAGGTATTTATGTAGGGTCTATAATGAAGGG gggAGCAGTAGCATTAGATGGCAGAATAGAGCCTGGGGATATGATTCTCCAGGTAAATgatgttaattttgaaaacatgtCTAATGACGAGGCTGTTAAAGTGTTGAGGGAAGTGGTTCAAAAACCAGGGTATGTCCCAAT acCCATAAAGCTCGTGGTGGCAAAGTGTTGGGATCCAAACCCCAAAGGATACTTCACCATACCCAGAACTGAGCCGGTGAGACCCATAGATCCCG GGGCTTGGGTGGCTCATACGGCAGCTGTAAGGGGTGATCCTGTGGCCAGGCCGCCAAGCAGTTCCACAGTTTCAAGCGCTTCAATTGCAAGCACAATCCCAGCCAATGAACGTGAGTGTCTCCTAGGTTCTG ATTTAGCCGAGCCGCTGACCATAAACTCGCCAATGTCGGAAATAGTACAAGCTATGCAACGCCCAGATAGCGGGTTGGAGATTAGGGATCGAATGTGGCTGAAAATTACCATCCCCAATGCCTTTATTGGAACAGACATGATCGATTGGTTGCTGACACATGTGGAAGGTTTCCAAGAGAGGAGAGACGCTCGAAAATATGCTTCGAATTTGCTGAAAGCCGGTTTTATCCGACACACTGTGAATAAGATAACTTTTTCTGAACAG tgttattacattttcggCGATCTTTGTTCGGCCATGAGTAATCTAAAACTTCAAGGGGACACAGACAGTGTCGGCCCATTGCCTAACGTCCCAAATTATATGCCGTACAGTGGCACCTACAACCCTCTGGAGTATATGCCCATGCCATTCTATAGTGAAAACACCGTCTATGGTTACAATAAAGAGGAGAGCGTTCTTAGTGGCAGCG GCATGCCCATTGTTGTTCTTGCTgctaaatag